From Methanococcus maripaludis, the proteins below share one genomic window:
- a CDS encoding 3'-5' exonuclease — protein sequence MYVFLDTETTGLHPGQIAQLSYLVTDEDLNLKKVFNQYYSVDHMSRSAAKVHGLTMEILDELSNGMTFEDTVDEVREDLEDSVIIGHNISFDIRFLKAEFERLGPEYVPKDKFCTMFHFTPICKLPGQKRYKRPKLVELMEFLEQCPNEGLEFTKKAYGCSEVGFHDARYDTGILYLCYKKGVLMNHIKKD from the coding sequence ATGTATGTTTTTTTAGATACTGAAACAACGGGACTTCACCCCGGACAGATTGCACAGCTTTCTTATTTAGTAACTGACGAAGATTTAAACTTAAAAAAAGTTTTTAATCAATACTACTCAGTTGACCACATGTCAAGAAGCGCTGCAAAAGTTCACGGGCTTACAATGGAAATACTTGACGAATTATCAAATGGAATGACTTTTGAAGATACTGTCGATGAAGTTCGGGAAGACCTTGAAGATTCCGTAATAATTGGGCACAATATCTCTTTTGATATACGGTTTTTAAAAGCAGAGTTTGAAAGACTCGGTCCAGAATATGTTCCAAAAGATAAATTCTGTACGATGTTTCATTTTACCCCAATCTGTAAACTTCCGGGTCAGAAAAGATATAAAAGACCAAAATTAGTTGAATTAATGGAATTTTTAGAACAGTGCCCAAATGAAGGACTTGAATTTACAAAAAAAGCGTATGGCTGTAGCGAAGTTGGATTTCACGATGCAAGGTACGATACCGGGATATTATACCTCTGCTACAAAAAAGGCGTTCTGATGAACCACATAAAAAAAGATTAA
- a CDS encoding DEAD/DEAH box helicase, which translates to MHVLDILKENKITELRPPQKKVIDEELFDKTKNFLICIPTASGKTLIGEMALLNHILDENKNLTGKKGLFIVPLKALANEKFDEFKEKYEKYGIKVGLSIGDFDTKENLSKFHIIITTSEKLDSLMRHEVEWINDVSLAVIDEIHLIGDNDRGGTLEVILTKLKNLNAQIVGLSATIGNPEELSDWLNAKLIVDEWRPVELKKGIYFENELEFVKSPAKKIKQVSKNNITDLIVDSVEEKGSCLIFCNSKRNAVGEAKKHNLTKYLTRTEQHELNKLSEEILSILDTPTETCKALSECIKKGIAFHHAGLTYQHRKIVEDGFRNRLIKVICCTPTLSAGLNLPCRRAIVRDIKRYSQNGLVDIPRMEIQQCIGRAGRPGLDPYGEGIIYIKNERDSEKAYEILTGNVENIYSKLANQKVLRIHILGLISTGEINDGQNLVNFMKNTFYAYQFGNIGAVLLNVSEVVEFLEKNKFLETSVLKKAENKVVELSFDSSNNLVLDSKETSFDLSNPNSKVEFKSTKLGKRISELYIDPMSSEIIIEELHELKKKCAQLDRSKIDQYLFYLISKTNEMRPLLRVRPNEELDLILEMEKFGINEYSAENVEAFKNSKMFCDWVSEIPEELILEKYGVEPGILRYKVEQAKWMIYSTKEIAKLINLDSSEIYRALMEMELRIEYGAKEELIELLKVKNIGRARSRKLYNAGIKSKVEINNNPEKILELFGEKIGKKILGDLGMKYGQQTLLNY; encoded by the coding sequence ATGCATGTATTGGATATACTTAAAGAAAACAAAATTACTGAATTAAGACCTCCGCAAAAAAAAGTAATTGATGAAGAACTTTTTGATAAAACAAAGAATTTTTTAATATGTATTCCAACTGCGAGTGGAAAAACGCTTATTGGAGAAATGGCTTTATTAAACCATATTTTAGATGAAAATAAAAATTTAACTGGAAAAAAAGGGTTATTCATCGTCCCACTAAAAGCGCTTGCAAATGAAAAATTTGATGAATTTAAGGAAAAATATGAAAAATATGGAATAAAAGTAGGGCTATCAATCGGGGATTTTGATACTAAAGAGAATCTCTCAAAGTTTCATATCATTATAACTACTTCTGAAAAGCTCGATTCATTGATGAGACACGAAGTTGAATGGATAAATGACGTATCCTTAGCAGTAATTGATGAAATCCATTTAATAGGGGATAACGACAGGGGCGGAACTTTAGAAGTAATTTTAACGAAATTGAAAAATTTAAATGCCCAGATTGTCGGCCTTTCTGCAACTATTGGAAACCCCGAAGAACTCTCAGACTGGCTAAACGCGAAATTAATCGTTGATGAATGGAGGCCAGTTGAATTAAAAAAAGGAATTTACTTTGAAAATGAACTTGAGTTTGTAAAAAGCCCTGCAAAAAAAATAAAGCAGGTTTCTAAAAATAATATAACTGATTTAATAGTTGATAGTGTCGAAGAAAAAGGTTCTTGTTTAATATTTTGCAATTCAAAAAGAAATGCAGTTGGCGAAGCAAAAAAACACAATTTAACTAAGTACTTAACAAGAACTGAACAGCATGAACTAAATAAATTAAGTGAAGAAATTTTATCAATTCTCGATACGCCAACTGAAACTTGTAAAGCCCTTTCAGAATGTATTAAAAAAGGAATAGCATTTCACCATGCAGGACTCACGTATCAGCATCGAAAAATCGTTGAAGATGGATTTAGAAATAGATTAATAAAAGTAATCTGCTGTACGCCAACACTTTCGGCAGGCTTGAATTTACCGTGCAGGCGAGCAATTGTGCGAGATATAAAAAGATATTCTCAAAACGGCCTTGTAGATATTCCAAGAATGGAAATTCAGCAGTGTATTGGGAGAGCTGGCCGACCTGGATTGGACCCTTACGGTGAAGGAATAATTTATATCAAAAATGAGCGCGATTCTGAAAAAGCTTATGAAATTCTTACTGGAAATGTTGAAAATATATATTCAAAATTAGCAAACCAGAAAGTTTTGAGAATTCATATTTTGGGTTTAATTTCCACAGGAGAAATTAATGACGGACAAAATCTTGTCAATTTCATGAAAAATACGTTTTACGCTTACCAGTTTGGAAATATCGGCGCAGTTTTATTAAATGTATCAGAAGTTGTAGAATTTTTAGAAAAAAATAAATTTTTAGAAACCTCAGTTCTTAAAAAAGCGGAAAACAAAGTAGTTGAACTCTCCTTTGATTCTTCAAATAATTTAGTTTTAGATTCAAAAGAAACTTCATTCGATCTTTCAAATCCCAATTCAAAAGTTGAATTTAAATCAACAAAGCTTGGAAAAAGAATTTCTGAACTTTATATCGACCCGATGAGTTCTGAAATTATAATAGAAGAATTACATGAATTGAAGAAAAAATGTGCTCAATTGGATCGATCAAAAATTGATCAGTATTTATTCTATTTGATTTCAAAAACTAACGAAATGAGGCCACTTTTAAGAGTTAGGCCGAATGAAGAACTTGATTTAATCCTTGAAATGGAAAAATTTGGAATTAATGAGTATTCTGCGGAAAATGTTGAAGCTTTTAAAAATTCAAAAATGTTCTGCGACTGGGTAAGTGAAATACCTGAAGAACTAATTTTGGAAAAGTACGGTGTTGAACCCGGAATCTTAAGATACAAAGTTGAACAGGCCAAATGGATGATTTATTCAACAAAAGAGATTGCAAAACTAATTAATTTAGACAGCAGTGAAATATACAGAGCCCTTATGGAAATGGAATTAAGAATTGAATACGGTGCAAAAGAAGAATTAATTGAATTATTAAAAGTCAAGAATATCGGCCGTGCAAGGTCGAGAAAACTTTATAATGCAGGAATTAAGTCCAAAGTTGAAATAAATAATAATCCTGAAAAAATCCTTGAACTTTTCGGCGAAAAAATCGGTAAAAAAATCCTTGGAGACCTTGGAATGAAATACGGCCAGCAGACTCTCCTTAATTATTAA
- the cbiM gene encoding cobalt transporter CbiM — MHIPDGFIPLWESGIFWVISLIFLSMSLRWASKEMNEKTVPLFTALAAGIFAIQAMNMPIPWGTSGHMVGAALTAIVFDSPWAAVLMLALVLIVQGLFFADGGLIVMGANIFNMGVVGGFVGYYVFKSLKKTNFHAAVFTAGWSATFIAALACAAELAIAGTFPIDLGIQFMGLYHAVIGIIEGLITAVVVGYLASARPDLVKSVKKVVSNE; from the coding sequence ATGCACATACCAGATGGATTTATCCCATTGTGGGAAAGCGGGATTTTTTGGGTAATTTCCCTGATATTTTTAAGTATGTCTTTAAGATGGGCATCAAAGGAAATGAATGAAAAGACAGTTCCACTATTTACGGCACTTGCAGCAGGTATTTTTGCAATTCAAGCAATGAACATGCCTATACCTTGGGGAACTAGTGGACACATGGTTGGTGCAGCACTAACTGCGATAGTATTTGATAGCCCTTGGGCTGCTGTATTAATGTTAGCTCTTGTTTTAATTGTTCAAGGATTATTCTTTGCAGACGGTGGTTTAATCGTCATGGGTGCAAACATCTTTAACATGGGTGTTGTAGGTGGATTTGTAGGATACTACGTATTCAAATCATTGAAAAAAACAAACTTCCACGCAGCAGTATTTACTGCTGGATGGTCTGCAACATTTATAGCAGCACTTGCTTGTGCAGCAGAACTTGCAATTGCAGGAACATTCCCAATTGACCTTGGAATTCAATTTATGGGTCTTTACCACGCAGTTATCGGAATTATTGAAGGTTTAATTACTGCGGTAGTGGTAGGCTACCTCGCATCAGCTCGACCGGATCTTGTAAAGAGCGTAAAAAAGGTGGTTTCAAATGAGTAA
- a CDS encoding PDGLE domain-containing protein, which produces MSNNNSILVAGLIVALLIGLAAPFLASGDPDGLESAAEKIINSDVLDANLDEAGLEEEGTVAPSPMPDYAIPGMDKIGEIGALIIGILLITLLSFGVGSIFKKSTSEN; this is translated from the coding sequence ATGAGTAACAACAACTCGATATTAGTTGCAGGACTAATCGTTGCATTATTAATTGGACTTGCAGCACCATTTTTAGCTTCAGGTGACCCTGATGGATTGGAAAGCGCTGCAGAAAAAATTATTAATTCAGATGTTTTGGATGCAAATTTAGATGAAGCAGGACTTGAAGAAGAAGGAACAGTTGCACCTTCACCAATGCCTGACTATGCAATTCCAGGAATGGACAAAATAGGGGAAATTGGTGCATTAATTATTGGTATTTTATTAATAACCTTACTTTCATTTGGCGTTGGTTCAATATTTAAAAAATCAACTTCAGAAAACTAA
- a CDS encoding Dabb family protein, producing the protein MIKHIVMWKLKENDKDNDKFENAKTIKNKLESLNGVIPEIKYIEVGVNSEKFENNYDVVLVSEFDSFEDLDVYQKHPEHVKVGEFVKSVAELRTAVDYEF; encoded by the coding sequence ATGATAAAACATATCGTTATGTGGAAATTAAAAGAAAATGATAAGGATAATGATAAATTTGAGAATGCAAAAACCATTAAAAATAAATTGGAAAGTTTAAATGGAGTTATTCCTGAAATAAAATACATAGAAGTTGGTGTAAACTCTGAAAAATTTGAAAATAACTACGATGTAGTGTTGGTATCAGAATTCGACAGTTTTGAAGATTTAGATGTTTATCAAAAACACCCAGAACACGTGAAAGTTGGAGAATTTGTAAAATCAGTTGCAGAACTCAGAACTGCTGTTGATTACGAATTTTAA
- the cbiQ gene encoding cobalt ECF transporter T component CbiQ, with amino-acid sequence MHGSIHSLERDAFVESPLHRIDARIKLIFVFTVVLTATIFNNVYLMVLMEIYMLFVMLFSKIPISNLLKRIIMIIPFGGFIALFQPFIRGESVIYYLGMLPIYSEGLDFGISLFLKFLVSITSVVLLSSTTPMYEVINAGKKLGIPSIMSTLLGMMIRYLFVMVDVLESTIKAQKSRALNRKNLNYKQLLNTFGSLIGLVFLKSYEQGERTYLGMLSRGYSKDSNIKTLGQKIGFNDILFLSTTTLILSIGIISF; translated from the coding sequence TTGCACGGATCAATTCACAGTTTGGAAAGAGATGCGTTTGTCGAAAGTCCGCTTCACAGAATAGATGCTAGAATCAAATTAATTTTTGTTTTTACCGTAGTTTTGACTGCAACAATTTTTAACAATGTTTATTTAATGGTTTTAATGGAAATTTACATGTTATTTGTAATGCTCTTTTCAAAAATCCCTATTTCAAATTTACTTAAAAGAATAATCATGATAATCCCATTTGGTGGATTTATAGCATTATTCCAGCCTTTCATTCGAGGAGAATCTGTAATATATTATTTAGGAATGCTTCCAATATATTCTGAAGGATTGGATTTTGGAATTTCATTATTTTTAAAATTTCTGGTTTCTATAACTTCAGTGGTGCTGTTATCCTCGACAACACCAATGTATGAAGTAATAAATGCTGGAAAAAAACTTGGAATTCCAAGCATTATGTCTACGCTTCTTGGAATGATGATTAGATACTTATTTGTAATGGTTGATGTTTTAGAATCCACGATAAAAGCCCAAAAATCAAGGGCACTTAACAGGAAAAATTTAAACTACAAACAGCTTCTAAATACATTTGGGTCATTAATCGGGCTTGTTTTTTTAAAATCATATGAACAGGGTGAAAGAACCTATTTAGGAATGCTTTCAAGAGGATATTCGAAAGATTCGAATATAAAAACACTCGGTCAAAAAATCGGATTTAATGACATTTTGTTTTTGTCCACTACAACGCTAATACTGTCAATTGGAATTATCTCTTTTTAA
- a CDS encoding tetratricopeptide repeat protein has product MGLFSIFKSKDPKKLLEIGTEYYNNGKYQKSIEYFNKTLNSEPKNPDAWYFKGNAYQMLGKSKLAQDSYEKALSIRPNDLEIIKSYTMLLNSLELFKESVEILKNVSESDDEIIEILGDAYLKTGKFEEAILHYNDILERKPRYKEILAKKGTALVGLKQFDEALEIYEKVLKISPYDTEVWKNIGNAFYTVKKYEKAIQFYDMYLNEHKGDFGVTLSKGDALRKLGKTNEALDLYTKVLEKHIQNYEPWCRVGLLYYDTEDYETAIYYLELANERNPLNPSILVKLGRTYVKLRNYNKGLEFMEKALDKDSEYAKAWCYKGYILNLLERHYEAIDCYKKAISINKNDSKFWMHLSNVYKTIGKEDYSKEAYENAVNLENHNMLPKSAENSVL; this is encoded by the coding sequence ATGGGACTATTTTCAATTTTTAAATCAAAAGATCCAAAAAAACTGCTTGAAATTGGCACTGAATATTATAATAATGGTAAGTATCAAAAATCCATAGAATATTTTAATAAAACTTTAAATTCAGAGCCCAAAAACCCTGATGCATGGTATTTTAAAGGAAATGCATACCAAATGCTTGGTAAATCAAAACTTGCTCAAGATTCATACGAAAAAGCGCTTTCTATACGTCCAAACGATCTTGAAATAATTAAAAGCTATACAATGCTACTCAATTCGTTAGAACTATTCAAAGAATCCGTTGAAATCTTGAAAAATGTTTCCGAATCCGACGATGAAATTATAGAAATTTTAGGCGATGCCTACTTAAAAACAGGTAAATTTGAAGAAGCAATTTTACATTATAATGATATTTTGGAAAGAAAACCAAGGTATAAAGAAATCCTTGCAAAAAAAGGAACTGCACTTGTAGGGCTTAAACAATTTGATGAAGCTCTTGAAATTTATGAAAAAGTTTTGAAAATAAGCCCCTATGATACTGAAGTCTGGAAAAATATAGGTAATGCATTTTATACTGTTAAAAAGTATGAAAAAGCAATTCAATTCTATGATATGTACTTAAATGAACATAAAGGAGACTTTGGAGTAACTCTTTCAAAAGGAGACGCTTTGAGAAAACTTGGAAAAACCAACGAAGCACTTGATCTATATACAAAAGTGCTCGAAAAACATATACAAAATTATGAACCGTGGTGCAGGGTCGGCCTTTTATATTACGATACTGAGGATTACGAAACTGCCATTTATTACCTGGAACTGGCAAATGAAAGAAACCCATTAAATCCATCCATACTGGTAAAACTTGGAAGAACGTATGTTAAATTAAGGAATTATAATAAAGGACTCGAATTTATGGAAAAAGCTTTAGATAAAGACAGCGAATACGCAAAAGCATGGTGCTACAAAGGATACATATTAAATCTTTTGGAAAGGCATTATGAAGCAATAGACTGCTACAAAAAAGCTATATCGATAAATAAAAACGATTCTAAATTTTGGATGCATTTATCAAATGTATACAAAACCATTGGAAAAGAAGACTATTCAAAAGAAGCTTATGAAAATGCAGTAAATCTTGAAAATCATAATATGCTTCCAAAAAGTGCTGAAAATTCAGTACTTTAA
- a CDS encoding AIR synthase-related protein, translated as MENIEYEINYAIEHMMENNYPRKEFWGMDSKVPGLSCGIRAGDDGVVIGKSVYNMEGPYPLILGSKTALIHTTCDIVAMGAKPLYAMDAIQAANEEEIEIAIDGLKKQSIGLNIPIIGGNTQTIESLKSCMSVVVFGELISDKIIRDSGSKDNDVMLMLGHPVEGDIGERVQKAKNKFDTFLDILKNDIEVHACKDASRGGWLCNILEMLLKAQNGVEITGLPYPRATRYLGTYLVSVPEDEVSNILEIAVKHRCPLTPFGRVTSEKVLKIGNNEYIDNEKMNELIKNFPYKS; from the coding sequence ATGGAAAATATCGAGTACGAAATTAACTATGCAATAGAACATATGATGGAAAATAATTATCCTAGAAAAGAATTTTGGGGCATGGATTCAAAAGTTCCAGGTCTTTCATGCGGTATTCGCGCAGGAGATGACGGAGTAGTTATCGGAAAATCTGTTTACAATATGGAAGGGCCATACCCATTAATTTTAGGCTCAAAAACCGCACTTATCCACACTACATGTGATATCGTTGCAATGGGTGCAAAACCGCTTTATGCAATGGATGCAATTCAGGCTGCAAACGAAGAAGAAATTGAAATTGCAATAGATGGATTAAAAAAACAGTCAATCGGACTTAATATTCCAATAATAGGTGGAAACACCCAAACAATTGAGTCATTAAAATCCTGCATGAGTGTAGTTGTTTTTGGTGAACTTATTTCAGACAAAATAATTCGAGATTCTGGTTCAAAAGATAACGATGTAATGCTAATGCTCGGACACCCTGTAGAAGGGGATATTGGAGAAAGAGTTCAAAAAGCAAAAAATAAATTTGATACATTTTTAGATATTTTAAAAAATGATATTGAAGTTCACGCCTGTAAAGATGCTTCAAGAGGAGGCTGGCTTTGTAACATTTTAGAAATGCTTTTGAAAGCTCAAAATGGTGTTGAAATAACAGGACTTCCATATCCAAGGGCTACAAGATATCTTGGAACATATTTAGTAAGCGTTCCAGAAGATGAAGTTTCAAATATTTTAGAAATTGCGGTTAAACATAGATGCCCATTAACTCCTTTTGGAAGGGTAACTTCTGAAAAAGTTCTAAAAATTGGAAATAACGAATATATTGATAATGAAAAAATGAATGAGTTAATAAAAAACTTTCCGTATAAATCCTAA